In the Anoplopoma fimbria isolate UVic2021 breed Golden Eagle Sablefish chromosome 7, Afim_UVic_2022, whole genome shotgun sequence genome, one interval contains:
- the rab1ba gene encoding zRAB1B, member RAS oncogene family a: MNPEYDYLFKLLLIGDSGVGKSCLLLRFADDTYTESYISTIGVDFKIRTIELDGKTIKLQIWDTAGQERFRTITSSYYRGAHGIIVVYDVTDQESYNNVKQWLQEIDRYASENVNKLLVGNKCDLTTKKVVDYTTAKEFADSLAIPFLETSAKNATNVEQAFMTMAAEIKKRMGPGATAGGDKPNLKIESTPVRQSGGGCC, encoded by the exons ATGAATCCTGAATA TGACTATCTGTTCAAGCTCTTGCTCATCGGAGACTCTGGAGTAGGAAAGTCCTGTCTCCTGCTCCGCTTCGCC GATGACACCTACACAGAGAGCTACATCAGCACCATCGGAGTGGACTTCAAGATCCGCACCATCGAGCTGGACGGCAAGACCATCAAACTGCAGatt tgGGACACTGCTGGCCAGGAGAGGTTTCGCACCATCACCTCCAGTTACTACCGCGGAGCCCACGGCATCATAGTTGTATATGATGTGACGGATCAG GAGTCCTACAACAACGTTAAGCAGTGGCTTCAGGAGATCGACCGCTACGCcagtgaaaatgtcaacaaGCTGCTGGTGGGCAACAAGTGTGACCTGACCACTAAGAAGGTAGTGGACTACACAACAGCCAAG GAGTTCGCTGACTCCTTAGCCATCCCCTTCCTGGAGACGAGCGCCAAGAACGCCACCAACGTGGAGCAGGCCTTCATGACCATGGCGGCGGAGATCAAGAAGCGCATGGGACCCGGGGCCACGGCCGGCGGAGACAAGCCCAACTTAAAGATCGAGAGCACCCCGGTCCGGCAGTCCGGAGGTGGCTGCTGTTAA